A stretch of Planococcus citri chromosome 5, ihPlaCitr1.1, whole genome shotgun sequence DNA encodes these proteins:
- the LOC135847712 gene encoding annexin A13-like has translation MTREVRNISDTLQLYSSVSIFAIFAYLITHLLLNSASISGTPTIKPYDKFDLEKDIEKLHEVAKKVPNRAPDGDTMVRMVCHRTRDQRMQMKKAFKDKFDQDIASYCGGAADGEISLEDLLVDCFTSVLEIYVFHFYWELDYMFKSIDKHSLVEILLSVPPQEKEKFVSIYNETYRITPDQHVKDKVKDPEVHDLILRMLSKNRKPDITPDKIDWELAKKEATILNEGRKKWKETPEELERILLETPIQQLNATFVEFQKVNGKEIDEVMKKKLGRDLRECYKAMVHFVKDKYDYYAGRLHYAMKGCGTQDHVLNRIVSIHCEDDLKEIATAFQLNTADSLIDAIAADTTLHHEMLLTCLAGKHTVKEC, from the exons ATGACGCGAGAAGTGCGCAATATTTCGGATACGTTACAGCTTTATTCGAGTGTTTcgatttttgctatttttgccTACTTGATCACGCATCTGTTGCTAAATTCTGCTAGCATATcg GGTACTCCGACGATCAAACCTTACGACAAATTTGATCTCGAAAAAGACATCGAGAAGTTACACGAGGTCGCGAAAAAAGTACCCAATCGAGCTCCAGATGGCGATACGATGGTTCGAATGGTCTGTCATAGAACACGAGACCAACGAATGCAAATGAAGAAAGCATTTAAAGACAAATTCGATCAG GATATTGCCTCATATTGTGGTGGAGCCGCAGACGGTGAAATTTCACTCGAAGATTTGTTGGTAGACTGTTTCACCAGCGTGCTTGAAATTTACGTATTCCATTTTTATTGGGAGCTCGATTACATGTTCAAGTCAATCGATAAGCATTCCTTAGTTGAAATCTTATTATCAGTACCTCCgcaggaaaaagaaaaattcgtcAGTATTTATAACGAAA CTTATAGGATCACGCCCGATCAACATGTAAAAGACAAAGTCAAAGATCCGGAAGTGCACGATCTGATTTTGAGGATGCTTAGC AAAAACCGCAAACCAGATATCACTCCAGACAAGATCGATTGGGAGTTGGCTAAAAAAGAAGCTACAATATTGAACGAAG GAAGAAAGAAATGGAAAGAAACCCCCGAAGAATTGGAGAGAATTTTGCTGGAAACTCCGATTCAGCAATTGAACGCTACATTTGTAGAATTTCAGAAAGTAAACGGCAAAGAGATCGacgaagtgatgaaaaaaaagttgggaagAGACTTGAGAGAATGTTACAAGGCTATGG TACATTTCGTCAAAGACAAATACGACTATTATGCTGGACGACTGCACTATGCCATGAAAGGTTGTGGAACTCAAGATCACGTTCTCAATCGAATAGTATCGATACATTGTGAGGATGATTTGAAAGAGATCGCAACAGCTTTTCAATTGAATACTGCAGATTCGCTGATCGATGCTATTGCG GCTGACACAACTCTTCATCACGAAATGTTGCTAACATGTTTGGCAGGCAAACACACCGTAAAGGAGTGCTAA
- the LOC135848379 gene encoding annexin B9-like → MKPKRANIFYILQLYSCVSIFAFLLYLITYLLLQSSAISGTPTVKPYDKFDLEKDTETIHHILRKEPRYIPEVDKMVRMVCHRSREQRLEMKRLFGEKYKSELIVVKDIAGYCADSASGEISFGDLLDDCFRSVLGIYKHHLNRELTSPFKRLDKNAIIEILLSIPPEKKGEFLESYEKTFKTPLLEDVNSNLNGDFHNVVAEMINRNRTCDIPPDKIDWEKAKQEAQLLHDGRKKWKNHRCDLDRILMETPIQQLNATFVEFKKIDGKEFEEVLDKHMEKDKRGSYKAMVFFVKDKHDYYARRLEKAMKGLGTQDHVINRIISIHSEDDMVEIATAYQLNTADPLIKRLEDDTTSHHEMLITCLAGKHTQKENI, encoded by the exons ATGAAACCGAAAAGAGCGAACATATTTTACATTTTGCAATTGTATTCGTGCGTTtcgatttttgcatttttattgtaCCTGATAACGTATTTGTTGCTACAATCTTCAGCAATATCA GGTACACCTACAGTCAAACCTTATGAtaaatttgatttagaaaaagACACAGAAACTATACAtcatattttacgaaaagagCCCAGATATATTCCAGAAGTAGATAAAATGGTCCGCATGGTGTGTCATAGATCTAGGGAGCAAAGATTGGAAATGAAACGCCTGTTCGGAGAAAAATATAAATCTGAGTTGATAGTTGTTAAG GATATCGCCGGTTATTGTGCAGATTCTGCAAGTGGAGAAATATCGTTCGGCGACTTACTAGATGATTGTTTCAGAAGTGTTCTAGGAATTTACAAACACCATTTAAATCGGGAACTCACAAGTCCATTCAAAAGGCTCGATAAAAACGCCATCATTGAAATACTGCTATCGATACCACCAGAAAAGAAGGGAGAATTCTTAGAATCTTACGAAAAAA CTTTCAAGACTCCACTTCTGGAAGACGTAAACAGCAATTTAAACGGTGATTTTCACAATGTTGTCGCAGAAATGATAAAT AGAAATCGCACATGTGACATTCCACCAGATAAGATTGATTGGGAAAAAGCGAAACAAGAAGCTCAACTATTACACGATG gacgaaaaaaatggaaaaatcatcgcTGCGATTTGGACAGAATTCTAATGGAAACACCCATTCAACAACTAAACGCCACGTTcgtagaattcaaaaaaatagacgGCAAGGAATTCGAAGAAGTGCTGGATAAACACATGGAGAAGGATAAAAGAGGATCTTACAAAGCTATGG TATTTTTCGTCAAAGACAAGCACGACTATTACGCCAGACGATTAGAAAAAGCCATGAAAGGTTTAGGAACCCAAGATCATGTGATCAACAGAATAATAAGCATACACTCGGAAGACGACATGGTAGAAATTGCTACGGCATATCAATTAAATACCGCTGATCCGCTTATAAAAAGACTAGAG GATGATACAACAAGTCATCACGAAATGCTCATCACATGTCTGGCTGGCAAACATACTCAGAAGGAGAATATCTAA
- the LOC135848118 gene encoding annexin B11-like has product MGHNPANVSKIFQFHWNLSIFAILLYVSTHLILYSAKISATPTITPYPKFNAEKDIETIHFIVYKEASQKVCNDTDKMVRMICHRCRKQRMEMQKLFKEKYDEDIISYCTRATDVEPSFDELLEECFKEPIDIYKDHLHREITHNIYNPISEDRLTIVEILLTITPEKKEEFFSSYNDTYKATILQHVNDHLYEDFHNIIEQMVKRNRLPDIPPDKINWELAKQEAQKLFDERKKWRNHRCELDRILMETAIQQLNATFVEFKKISGKELDEMIQKKMEKDKRDCYKDIVFFVKNKHDYYARRIHHAMKGLGTQDSVINRIIGIHSEEDMKEIATAYQLNTGDSLIHGIKGDTTAHHEMLLRCLAGEHMQAEKF; this is encoded by the exons ATGGGTCATAACCCTGCTaacgtttcgaaaatttttcaatttcattggaATCTGTCGATTTTTGCGATATTGTTGTACGTTTCGACACATTTAATACTGTATTCTGCAAAAATATCG GCAACTCCAACGATCACACCTTATCCTAAATTCAATGCCGAAAAAGATATTGAGACAATACACTTCATCGTATACAAAGAAGCCAGCCAAAAAGTTTGCAACGATACGGATAAAATGGTTCGAATGATCTGCCACAGATGTAGAAAGCAAAGAATGGAAATgcagaaattattcaaagaaaaatatgacGAA GATATCATCAGTTACTGCACGAGAGCAACAGATGTTGAACCTTCGTTCGACGAATTGCTAGAAGAGTGTTTCAAAGAACCGATCGATATATACAAAGATCATTTGCATCGAGAGATCACACACAACATTTATAACCCCATTAGTGAAGATAGACTAACCATTGTTGAAATACTGCTGACGATAACTCCggaaaaaaaggaagaatttTTCAGCTCTTATAATGATA cttACAAGGCAACAATACTACAGCATGTGAATGACCACTTGTACGAAGACTTCCACAATATCATTGAACAGATGGTGAAA AGAAATCGCTTGCCCGATATTCCACCAGACAAGATAAATTGGGAGTTGGCAAAACAagaagctcaaaaattattcgacg aacgaaaaaaatggagaaaccATCGCTGCGAATTAGACAGAATCCTAATGGAAACGGCAATCCAGCAACTAAACGCTACATTCGTAGAATTCAAGAAAATTAGCGGCAAAGAGCTCGatgaaatgattcaaaaaaagatggaaaaggATAAAAGAGATTGTTATAAAGACATAG tatttttcgtgaaaaacaAACACGACTACTACGCCAGACGAATTCATCATGCTATGAAAGGTTTGGGGACCCAAGATAGCGTGATCAACAGAATAATAGGCATACACAGCGAAGAAGATATGAAAGAAATTGCGACCGCGTATCAACTAAATACCGGCGATTCTCTAATTCATGGAATCAAA GGTGATACGACCGCACATCACGAAATGCTACTTAGATGTTTGGCAGGTGAACATATGCAAGcggaaaaattctga